The following proteins are encoded in a genomic region of Trichocoleus sp.:
- a CDS encoding Tic22 family protein, translating to MKSLIRWSATLTLIGGVVCSSVLAGAARVLALPAAQVMERLRSVPVFTLANEQGAPLVATPEEGTNRQPVAGVFINHEDAEAFLNNLKTNNPQAAQGVRVVPVSLADVYQLAQSQEPRQGAQAAQGAEDQLRFAFIPAQQQVDAAMTLLRQNGQTVERFQGVPLFVARSGGENAGYLTIRQGDKQVIPVFFDKAELQGVIDRLRQQQPDLATNVNVQVVGLEGLIQTLQTSDNPELNQLLLVPARSSVDFVRSLQPAGQGQGQGQGGQQRPQAQPQQR from the coding sequence ATGAAATCATTAATTCGTTGGAGTGCCACCCTAACCTTGATTGGTGGGGTTGTTTGTAGCTCTGTTCTGGCTGGTGCAGCGCGAGTGCTGGCATTACCCGCAGCGCAGGTGATGGAACGGTTGCGCTCTGTGCCTGTATTCACGCTTGCGAATGAGCAGGGTGCGCCGTTGGTAGCCACCCCCGAGGAAGGAACCAATCGGCAGCCTGTTGCCGGGGTATTTATTAACCACGAGGATGCAGAGGCGTTTTTGAACAATCTGAAAACCAATAATCCTCAGGCAGCTCAGGGGGTCCGAGTCGTTCCTGTTTCTCTGGCTGATGTCTATCAACTGGCTCAGAGTCAGGAACCACGGCAGGGAGCACAGGCAGCGCAGGGAGCCGAAGATCAGCTGCGTTTTGCATTCATTCCGGCACAGCAGCAAGTGGACGCAGCCATGACGCTATTACGGCAGAATGGTCAGACGGTAGAACGTTTCCAGGGTGTGCCGCTTTTTGTAGCCCGATCGGGTGGTGAGAATGCAGGCTATTTAACGATTCGGCAGGGCGATAAGCAGGTGATTCCTGTATTTTTTGACAAAGCCGAGCTTCAGGGTGTGATCGATCGCCTCAGACAGCAGCAACCCGATCTGGCAACAAATGTCAACGTCCAGGTTGTTGGACTCGAAGGCTTGATCCAAACCTTACAGACCAGCGATAATCCAGAACTGAATCAGCTTCTGCTTGTTCCAGCACGGTCTAGCGTTGATTTTGTGCGCTCCCTCCAGCCAGCAGGACAGGGGCAGGGACAAGGGCAAGGAGGACAACAACGTCCACAAGCCCAGCCGCAGCAGCGTTAA
- the prmC gene encoding peptide chain release factor N(5)-glutamine methyltransferase, which translates to MTAERQQISGFALWQWRSITQKQAIEAGMSPQEVDWLLREVAGLDRLSLRLESFKTQPEVLLSCSLETLAHLWQQRLDARVPVQYLAGIAPWRQFVLRVSPAVLIPRPETEYLIDLALSVVERNPELALGNWADLGTGSGAIAIGLASALPHALLHAVDLSESALSIARENAAANGLSDRIQFYQGSWFEPLTALQGQLSGIVSNPPYIPSQLIPDLQPEVSRHEPHLALDGGADGLDDIRQLVSIAPRYLRSGGVWMIEMMAGQAMQVSQLLQQQGSYREIQIYADFAGLDRFALAYRQ; encoded by the coding sequence ATGACGGCTGAACGTCAACAGATTTCTGGCTTTGCACTATGGCAATGGCGATCGATCACCCAAAAACAGGCAATTGAAGCTGGAATGTCGCCGCAAGAAGTAGACTGGCTGCTCCGAGAAGTTGCCGGACTCGATCGACTTTCGCTGAGATTAGAGTCGTTCAAAACACAACCAGAAGTCCTGCTCAGTTGCTCATTAGAGACGCTTGCTCATCTGTGGCAACAGCGCCTCGATGCTAGAGTTCCGGTGCAGTATCTTGCTGGAATTGCGCCCTGGCGACAGTTTGTTTTGCGCGTCTCGCCTGCTGTTTTGATTCCTCGTCCTGAAACGGAATACCTCATTGATCTCGCTTTAAGTGTAGTTGAGCGAAACCCCGAACTGGCACTCGGAAACTGGGCAGATTTGGGTACAGGAAGCGGTGCGATTGCCATTGGTCTAGCAAGTGCTCTACCTCATGCCCTGCTCCATGCCGTAGACTTGAGCGAATCTGCCCTTTCGATCGCCCGTGAAAATGCGGCAGCGAATGGGCTAAGCGATCGAATTCAGTTCTATCAGGGGTCATGGTTTGAGCCATTAACAGCTCTGCAAGGACAGTTGAGCGGCATCGTTTCTAATCCGCCTTACATTCCCAGCCAGCTCATTCCTGATCTACAGCCGGAGGTCAGTCGCCACGAACCTCACCTGGCATTGGATGGTGGAGCGGATGGGCTAGACGATATTCGGCAACTTGTGAGCATTGCCCCCAGATATCTCCGATCGGGTGGGGTTTGGATGATTGAAATGATGGCAGGTCAGGCAATGCAAGTCAGCCAACTTTTGCAGCAGCAAGGCAGCTACCGGGAAATTCAAATTTATGCCGACTTTGCTGGGCTCGATCGATTTGCACTGGCGTATCGGCAGTAG
- a CDS encoding CHAT domain-containing protein has translation MTQEFHISVTPVGNEEYLVRTERVAPGVPLAEEQLMLPVEAWLAQARQLMSDPLLGLLQGDRPLGNQNYVPNPTHPDVLQPPLSLVELGQELYSHLFQGTLRDSWVTAQGVAQNRRQALRLRLGLKGNRLPRLPWEVLYGTDVPIDRFRQQGNLMVAPRPLATGIHVIFSRYRPSTRLAEEGVPLTTEPDQPLRILMIISAPSDQEQLQLYQEATQLQQELRVQPHSTEERLAGCPCDIQLTILNQPGREELTQALEQGQFQVLHYAGHSDLSSGGGCLYLVNNRTGLTEILSGDDLAGLLVNNDIRFAVFNSCRSSYSAVADAEPDRNLAEALMSRGIPAVLAMAEQIPDEVSLSLTRLFYRNLKQGYPIDLSLSRARQGLISSYGSNQLYWALPVLYIHPEFDGYLTPGDRSQDDPADRLLFTPPTYELFPLPPGEAAIFPPALNTEARLVDPDEANRIAEEMWSDDDDWIELTEDDEDERAVVDLIRQLVPPTSQPASPPIANEPPPVPAAGSMALVLQDRGGIASGTPGQPASAITPPEGQSSSGASRPSSTRRTAVRPRSRPRLLPLMGIAAGTLTLALFGSWVLPKLISHHSDGSNNPSIVNGSQPQPPELASRSTSELKQMAIDNFGKNRYAKGLQAAEALLDRGALPETEAALAAIPIDRQNDAETYFLKGRLNWQGAKQGNGQYSVATARQQWEKAVAAEPDQPLYYEAIGFSQYAQGQPQQAIQSWVRALSIAEQSSPAREASTAASNMDKDTLTAYAGVALGLWKASTDPNASQQGDLLSKAVKIYQMVQTSDPSSFQPTNLTQNWLWTEAAIQDWKTLAESSPDSSN, from the coding sequence GTGACTCAGGAATTTCACATTTCTGTAACCCCGGTGGGGAATGAGGAATATTTGGTGCGGACAGAGCGGGTCGCGCCGGGGGTTCCATTAGCAGAAGAACAACTCATGTTGCCAGTTGAAGCATGGTTAGCACAGGCGCGGCAACTCATGAGCGATCCGCTGTTGGGCTTATTGCAGGGCGATCGACCCTTAGGCAACCAAAACTACGTGCCCAACCCGACCCATCCGGATGTTCTGCAACCGCCGCTGAGTTTGGTGGAGTTGGGTCAAGAACTCTATAGTCATCTGTTTCAAGGAACGCTGCGTGATAGCTGGGTGACGGCTCAAGGAGTCGCGCAAAATCGACGACAAGCCCTGCGACTGCGGCTCGGATTGAAAGGCAATCGTCTCCCCCGTCTGCCCTGGGAAGTTTTGTATGGGACAGATGTGCCGATCGATCGGTTTCGGCAACAAGGAAATTTGATGGTGGCTCCGCGTCCTTTAGCAACGGGAATTCACGTCATTTTTTCGCGCTACCGACCCAGTACCCGGCTGGCGGAAGAGGGCGTTCCTTTAACCACTGAACCCGATCAGCCCTTGCGAATTTTGATGATCATTTCGGCTCCGAGTGACCAGGAACAGCTTCAGCTTTATCAGGAAGCGACCCAACTGCAGCAGGAATTGCGAGTCCAACCTCATTCGACAGAAGAACGGCTGGCAGGCTGCCCCTGCGATATTCAACTGACAATTTTGAATCAACCTGGACGGGAAGAACTGACTCAAGCCTTAGAGCAAGGGCAGTTTCAGGTGTTGCACTACGCTGGACACAGCGATTTGAGCAGCGGCGGCGGCTGTCTTTATTTGGTCAATAACCGGACTGGATTAACCGAAATTTTGAGCGGTGATGATCTGGCAGGATTGCTGGTCAATAATGACATTCGCTTTGCTGTGTTTAACTCCTGTCGCAGTTCTTATAGTGCGGTTGCTGATGCTGAACCCGATCGCAACCTGGCAGAAGCTCTGATGAGTCGCGGTATTCCGGCAGTTCTGGCAATGGCGGAGCAAATCCCCGATGAGGTATCACTCAGTCTGACTCGTCTGTTCTATCGCAACTTGAAGCAGGGTTACCCAATTGACCTGAGCCTGAGCCGAGCGCGTCAGGGGCTAATCTCCTCCTATGGCTCAAATCAGCTTTATTGGGCACTGCCAGTCCTCTATATTCATCCTGAGTTTGATGGCTATCTGACCCCAGGTGATCGATCGCAAGATGATCCTGCCGATCGCTTGCTGTTTACGCCACCCACCTACGAGCTATTCCCGCTGCCACCTGGAGAAGCAGCCATTTTTCCGCCTGCTCTAAACACGGAAGCGCGTTTGGTTGATCCGGATGAAGCCAATCGCATTGCTGAGGAAATGTGGAGCGATGATGACGACTGGATAGAACTCACAGAGGACGATGAAGACGAGCGTGCCGTCGTTGATCTGATCCGTCAACTGGTTCCGCCCACTTCACAGCCTGCTTCTCCTCCAATCGCCAATGAGCCACCCCCTGTTCCTGCTGCGGGCAGTATGGCGCTAGTGCTGCAAGATCGAGGTGGAATTGCCTCTGGGACCCCCGGACAACCTGCTTCTGCAATCACTCCGCCTGAAGGTCAATCTAGCTCAGGTGCCTCACGACCGTCTTCCACAAGACGCACTGCTGTTCGCCCTCGATCGCGTCCTCGTTTGCTGCCGCTGATGGGAATTGCTGCCGGAACGCTGACTCTAGCGCTATTTGGCTCCTGGGTGCTGCCAAAGCTGATTTCTCATCATTCTGATGGTTCAAATAATCCCAGTATTGTAAATGGTTCCCAGCCTCAGCCGCCTGAACTGGCATCTCGATCGACGAGCGAACTGAAGCAAATGGCGATCGACAACTTTGGCAAAAATCGCTATGCAAAGGGGCTTCAAGCAGCCGAAGCCTTACTCGATCGAGGGGCACTGCCTGAAACTGAAGCAGCACTTGCAGCAATTCCGATCGATCGCCAAAATGATGCAGAAACCTATTTTCTTAAAGGCCGGCTCAATTGGCAGGGCGCAAAACAGGGCAACGGTCAGTATAGTGTCGCTACTGCCCGTCAACAGTGGGAGAAAGCCGTCGCCGCTGAGCCAGACCAACCCCTCTACTATGAGGCGATCGGGTTTTCCCAATATGCCCAAGGACAACCACAGCAGGCAATTCAATCATGGGTGAGGGCACTCTCCATAGCAGAACAGTCTTCCCCTGCAAGAGAAGCCTCCACTGCAGCATCCAATATGGACAAAGATACGCTGACTGCCTACGCAGGTGTTGCGCTCGGTCTTTGGAAAGCCTCCACTGATCCCAATGCTTCACAGCAGGGCGATTTGCTCAGTAAAGCCGTCAAAATTTATCAAATGGTGCAAACGAGCGACCCCTCCAGCTTCCAACCTACAAATCTCACCCAAAATTGGCTCTGGACGGAAGCAGCAATTCAAGACTGGAAAACCCTGGCAGAAAGCAGCCCTGACAGTAGTAATTAG
- a CDS encoding GTP-binding protein — MDNQSQPNLDSELAETIASFNDIQADLHYRQAQDVLRALVGHLDLTPRELAGLEPEISSLESMLDKLDRQVVHIAVFGMVGRGKSSLLNALLGQEVFETGAVHGVTQTIQTAQWSAKTEALAGSDQNLWRVSLPGVGNSQVELIDTPGIDEVNGETREALAQQLAKQADLILFVIAGDMTRVEYEALSALRQASKPILLVLNKMDQYPQADRLAIYEKIRDERVKELLSPDEIVMASAAPLVARAVRRADGKTVAHLSRGLPQIVDVKLKILEILHREGKSLVALNTMLYTDDVNEQLVQRKLEIRERSANQLIWNCVMTKAVAVALNPLTVLDLVGGAAIDVALILMLSRLYGISMTQQGAIGLLQKIAIGMGGITAGELLMTLGLGSLKSLLGASAPATGGISLVPYVSVAVTQASVAGVSSYGIGQVAKVYLANGASWGSESPKMVVTNILASLDEASILSRIKVELRAKLDQQG; from the coding sequence TTGGATAATCAATCACAGCCAAACCTAGATTCTGAACTCGCCGAGACGATCGCCAGCTTCAATGACATTCAAGCAGATCTGCATTACCGTCAGGCACAGGATGTTTTGCGGGCATTGGTCGGTCATTTGGATTTAACGCCGCGAGAGCTTGCCGGACTGGAACCCGAAATCAGCAGCCTGGAATCGATGCTAGATAAACTCGATCGCCAGGTTGTGCATATTGCCGTGTTTGGCATGGTGGGGCGAGGCAAGTCCTCCCTGCTCAATGCTTTGTTGGGACAAGAAGTCTTTGAAACAGGGGCAGTGCATGGCGTTACCCAAACCATTCAAACGGCTCAGTGGAGCGCCAAAACCGAAGCTTTAGCGGGCAGCGATCAGAATCTCTGGCGGGTATCGTTACCGGGCGTTGGTAATTCTCAAGTTGAGCTAATCGATACGCCTGGCATTGATGAGGTGAATGGCGAAACTCGCGAAGCACTGGCGCAACAGCTGGCAAAACAGGCAGATCTAATTTTGTTTGTCATTGCGGGTGATATGACGCGCGTAGAATATGAGGCTTTGTCAGCATTACGGCAGGCAAGCAAGCCAATTTTGCTGGTGCTGAACAAGATGGATCAGTATCCACAAGCCGATCGGCTGGCAATTTACGAGAAAATCCGAGATGAGCGAGTCAAAGAACTGCTTTCACCTGATGAAATTGTCATGGCGTCGGCGGCTCCTCTGGTTGCTAGGGCAGTGCGTCGGGCTGACGGCAAAACAGTTGCCCATTTGAGCCGAGGTCTGCCGCAAATTGTTGATGTCAAGCTAAAAATCCTAGAAATTCTGCACCGAGAAGGCAAATCGCTGGTTGCCCTGAATACGATGCTCTACACCGATGATGTGAATGAGCAACTGGTGCAGCGAAAATTGGAAATTCGAGAGCGCAGTGCCAACCAGTTGATCTGGAATTGTGTCATGACGAAAGCAGTTGCCGTTGCGCTCAATCCCTTAACTGTGCTGGATTTGGTAGGCGGAGCTGCAATTGATGTTGCCCTCATCTTGATGCTTTCTCGGCTCTATGGCATTTCCATGACGCAGCAAGGTGCGATCGGGCTGCTGCAAAAAATCGCGATCGGCATGGGTGGCATTACAGCAGGCGAACTGCTCATGACCCTGGGGTTAGGATCACTCAAAAGCCTACTTGGAGCCTCAGCCCCCGCAACAGGAGGAATTTCGCTGGTTCCTTATGTTTCTGTGGCAGTGACCCAGGCAAGCGTGGCAGGTGTTTCCTCCTATGGCATTGGGCAGGTGGCGAAGGTGTATCTGGCAAATGGTGCTTCTTGGGGATCAGAAAGCCCGAAGATGGTTGTGACCAATATTCTGGCATCGTTAGATGAAGCCTCAATATTGAGCCGCATCAAAGTAGAATTACGAGCCAAACTTGACCAACAAGGCTAA
- a CDS encoding FKBP-type peptidyl-prolyl cis-trans isomerase, translating into MGSSQNPGNQAEQFKRLTLDAGTYYVAVLLQQESPGTRYALTMSAAPSTDRFGNSFETATPVSISATSNILDDAVGKRDLADLTQFTLTAPGTINLQLTNLSANANLELYDRNRNLINSSTNLATTGEAITQRLIEFGSTYYIRVVSPAGQDANYRLAYSLTPDLPTITGSGLKYVDLIRGTGTTPARGQTVVVHYTGTFENGTKFDSSRDRNRPFSFQLGTGSVIPGWDEGLSTMQVGGRRQLIVPANLAYGSKGVPGTIPPNSTLIFDVDLLQVV; encoded by the coding sequence TTGGGCTCTTCTCAAAACCCGGGAAACCAGGCGGAGCAGTTCAAGCGGCTTACTCTGGATGCTGGCACCTATTATGTTGCCGTTTTGCTTCAGCAGGAGAGCCCTGGTACTCGATATGCGTTAACCATGTCTGCAGCGCCTTCTACCGATCGCTTTGGCAATTCTTTTGAAACCGCAACGCCCGTCAGCATTAGTGCAACCAGCAATATTCTTGATGATGCCGTTGGCAAGCGTGATCTAGCTGACCTAACACAGTTTACGCTGACCGCTCCAGGCACAATCAACCTGCAACTGACTAACCTCAGTGCAAATGCCAATTTAGAACTTTACGATCGCAACCGTAATTTGATTAACTCGTCCACCAATTTAGCCACCACTGGCGAAGCCATCACGCAGCGATTAATTGAGTTCGGTTCAACCTATTACATCCGCGTTGTTTCACCCGCAGGGCAGGATGCAAACTACAGATTGGCATATTCGCTCACGCCTGATCTCCCAACGATTACAGGATCCGGACTGAAATATGTTGATTTAATCCGAGGCACAGGAACGACTCCAGCGCGAGGGCAAACAGTGGTTGTGCATTACACAGGCACATTTGAGAATGGCACAAAGTTTGACAGTTCACGCGATCGAAATCGTCCCTTTTCGTTTCAACTGGGCACAGGTTCCGTCATTCCTGGTTGGGATGAAGGGCTGAGTACGATGCAGGTTGGAGGACGACGCCAGTTAATTGTTCCAGCAAACTTAGCTTACGGTTCTAAAGGAGTTCCAGGGACAATTCCACCCAATTCCACGCTGATTTTTGATGTGGACCTGCTGCAAGTCGTGTAG